Within the Methanolinea sp. genome, the region GCCGGGGGCGCACACGAGTGTCCCCGCCGTCTTTCTCCCGGCGAGGACGTCCAGCAGGAGGCCGGGAACCCTCCCGTCGAGGACGAGGAGCGGGATACGGCTCCTGCTGATGACTTTCGCGGCGACGATGTCGATCACGGTGTGCGACCCGGCCTCGAGACCGGCCTTCCCCACGATCGCGAGGAGCCCCGGGAAGTCAAGGCGGTCGAACCGGCGGGCGGAGGGGTCGGACTCCGGGTCCGCCGAGTAGATGCCGTCGACCGAGGTGAGGTTGACGAGGAGGTCGGCCCGCGAGATCTCCGCGAGGACCGCCGCGACAGCATCCGTCGTCTGGCCGGGGGTCACGCCGCCCATCAGGACGACCTTCCCCCTCCCCATCGAGGCCGCGGCCTCGCCCGGCGATCCGGCGACGGTGTAGTGCGCCGCGTCCCCGAGTGCCGCGCGGAGCATCGTCGCGTTCAGCCGCGTGACGAGGATCCCGACCTCGTCGCACGAGGCCTCGTCCGCGCCGCACTCCCGCGCGACCCTGATGTAGCGGCGCGCCTCGCCCCCGCCGCCGACGACGACGGCGATGTCTGCCCGCGCGCAGAGCTGCCTGAGGACGGAGGCGTAGGGGGCGAGGGCGTGGGATTCGAGCGTGGGGAAAAGGACGGATCCCCCGAGCGAGAGGACGATGCGGGCCATAGTCACCCATTCATTGCACCATGCCCCACATATAGATGTTGAAGGCGATGGAACGCTGTCCGGCCTGCGGGAGCAGGGATATCTTCCTCCTCGCCGGGGGATGCCTCGGCCAGGTCTACGCGTGCAAGGAATGCGGGTACCGCGGGTCGCTCGTGGTCGCGTGCGAGGAGGACGACGGGGAGGAAGGTCACTAGGTTTATCTCCGGGGACCGGCGAAAGTGAGACTACAATGAGAGAGATGCACAGGGCACTCCAGTGGGCGCCGGAGGGCGGGGAGGGTGCGGTGCGGTGTTCCCTGTGCGCCCACCGGTGCCTGATCCGGCCGGGGAAGGAGGGAATATGCGGGGTCCGCCACAACCGCGGGGGGGAGCTCTTTGCCCTCACCTACGGGCGGGTGAGCGCGGAGGCCGTCGACCCCGTCGAGAAGAAACCCCTGTACCACTTCCTCCCCGGGACGCTCTCCTACTCCCTCGGGAGCGTGGGGTGCAACTTCCACTGCGCGCACTGCCAGAACTGGCACATCTCGAGGGCGGGCACGGACATGCCGGGACTCCGCGACCTCCCGCCGGAGGTGGGCGTCGCGCGGGCGAAGCAGGCGGGGTGCGCGAGCATCTCGTGGACCTACAACGAGCCCACGATCTGGCACGAGTACGCGCTCGACATGGGGAGGCTCGCGCGAAAGGAAGGGCTCGCGACGATCTACGTGACGAACGGGTACATCACGGAGGAGGCACTCAGGGAACTCGCGCCCGTGCTCCAGGCGTTCCGCGTGGACATCAAGGCGTTCTCCGAGGATTTTTACAGGAAGGTCTGCGGCGCCCGCCTCCAGCCCGTCCTCGACGCGGCGGTCCTCGCCCGCGAACTGGGGATGCACGTCGAGGTCGTGACGCTCGTGATACCCGGGAAGAACGACAGCCGCGAGGAGATGGGCGCACTCGTCCGGTGGATCCGCGACAACCTCGGGGCCGAGACACCGGTCCACTTCACGCGCTTCCACCCCGACTACAGGATGCGCGACGTGGGCGCGACGCCCGTCCAGACCCTCGAGCGAATCTACCGGCAGGCGCGGGAGGAAGGGCTGAAGTTCCCGTACCTCGGCAACGTCTCGCCCCACCCGTGGGAGAGCACGTACTGCCCTGCCTGCGGAGCGCTGTGCATCGAGAGGTACGGGTACGCGGTCTCGTTCCGGAACATCTCGGGGAACGCGTGCAGCAAGTGCGGGGAACCGATCCCCTATGTCAGGGCGAAAGGCTAGGGGAGAGAAGGCCCCCCGGTTCCTCGCGGACCGGATGCTCGGGACGCTCTGCCGGTACCTGCGGTTCATGGGGTACGACACGGTGAGCGCGACGGAGATGGGCGAGGGAAACACCCGCGAGGACACGATCCTCCTCGCCCGCGCCCGCGCCGAGGGGAGGATCCTCCTCACCATGGACCGCGAGCTTGCCCGCCGGGGGGGACCCGATGCATTCCTCGTCGAGGAGAGGGAGGTCATGGACCAGGTCCGGGCACTCGCCCGCGCCGGCCTCGTCGTGCCGGAGGCGAGGTTCACCCGGTGTTCGCTCTGCAACACGCCGCTCCGGCCCGCGCGCCCGTCAGAGGTGGCGCGGGCAGACTACGCGCCGGCGAGGGAGAGCGGGCGGACGTTCTACTGGTGCCCCCGGTGCAGGAAACTCTACTGGGACGGGACCCACGGGAAGAATCTCGAAAAGAGGTTCAGGGAGGTATTCCCCCCGGGCAGGGGGGAAGTCACGCGGCGGGAACCCTCGCCCTCTCCCGGGAACGGCGCCTGAGCCAGACGAGGGTCTCGCCCTCGTACCCGAAGCTCCTCATGGGGATGAGCTCGACGTCTCCCGGGAGATCCGCCGCGTCTGCGCCCTGCGGGGCCATGACGACGAGCCGCGGGGTGGGTACACCGCCGATGGGCGATCCCGCGGCGATCTCCCGGAGCGTTCTTGCGGACTCCCCGGTGACCTTCCTCCCGAACGTGACGAGGACGTGTGCCCCCTCCGTCCTCCCGAGGATCCTCCGCGAGACGACGAACGCCGCCCCTTCGGGGGTCCGGGGGAGACTCTTTACCTGCCAGCCGTCGACGGCCGGGAAGAGCCGCTTGAGTTCCCGGCGGACGAATTCGTGCATGATGTCTTCGTTGGTTCCCATTCTCTCTCACCGCTGTGGAGAGGTAGACACTGGCACGGTAAAACCGTTTTGCATCCGCGGACCGGGGGCTCCACCCGGGCAAGCGGCCCCCGGTTCTCTTTCGCGCCCCCATGGAAAGGTATTTGATGCCATTTCCCGATAGATCGAGTGGAAAACCACGGAAAAATGGTCTTTTACGTCCCATGATCGTGATCGGCATCGACCCGGGGCTCGCGACTGTCGGGTACGGTATCCTCTCCTCCGACGGGAGGGCCGTGAGTCCCCTCGCGTACGCGTGCATAAGGACCTCCCCATGCCCCGGCGGGACGCCGGAGCGCCTCGAGCGCATCTTCGACGGGGTCTCCCGCCTCCTCGAGGAGTACTCCCCGGAGTGGATGGCGGTGGAGACCCTCTTCTTCTCGCGCAACGTGACGTCCGCGCTCGGCGTCGCGGAGGTCCGCGGCGTCATCATGCTCGCCGCACGCAAGCAGGGCGTCCCGGTCGCCGAGTACACGCCCAACCAGGTGAAGCAGGCGATCACAGGCTCGGCGAGGGCGGACAAGCGCCAGATGCAGGAGATGATCGCGCGGCTCCTCTCCCTCCCCGCGATCCCGCGGCCCGACGACGTCGCGGACGGGCTCTCCGTCGCCCTCTGCCACATCCACACCGCGAGGGGATACCCGGGATGATCGCGCGGCTCCGCGGGAGGATCGTGGGACGGGAGGAAGGGGCGGTGATCGTCGAGGCAGGGGGTATCGGGTACCAGGTCTTCATGCCGCGCCCGCTCCTCGAGAGGCTCGCGGGGGCGGAGGGGGAGGTGGTCCTGCACACCCACCTCGCCGTGAGGGAGGACGGGATCGCGCTCTACGGGTTCCTCACGCCGGCAGAGCGCGAGATGTTCCGGATGCTCATCTCTGTCACGCGCGTCGGTCCTGTGCTCGCCTGCTCCATCCTCTCGCAGGTATCCGTGCCGGAACTCGCGGCCGCGGTCATCGGCGGGGACGAGAAGGCGCTCACGAGGATTTCCGGGGTGGGGAAGAGGAACGCCGGCAGGATCATCCTCGAGCTGCGCGACACCATGAAGAAGAGGGCAGACCTCCTCTCGGGGGAGGTCCGCGTGGTCCCGGAGGACCCCGTGCGGAGGGACGCCGAGGCCGCGCTCATCGCGCTCGGGTTCTCCTCCCGCGAGGCGGGCGACGCCGTGGAGCGCGTGGCCCGCGGGATGACGAGCCCGTCGGTGCAGGACGTGGTGCGGGCTGCACTCAGGGTCCTGCGGGAGGGGTGAGAGGGTGCCGGATACCGGGGTGACCGGACTTCCCCGCGGGGGAGGGGAAGACCTCGACGAGGCGGCCATCAGGCCCGAGAGGTTCGAGGACTTCGTGGGGCAGGATGTCCTCAAGGAGACGCTGCGCATTGCCATCGAGGCCGCGCGGGCGAGGGGCGAGCCGCTCGACCACACGCTTTTTTCCGGCCCGCCGGGCCTCGGGAAGACGACGCTTGCCCACATCATCGCGAGGGAGATGGGGACGAACCTCCACTGCACGAGCGGCCCGGTCCTCGAGAAGCCCGGGGACCTCGCCGCGATTCTCACGCTCCTCAAGAGGGGTGACGTCCTCTTCATCGACGAGATCCACAGGCTGCACGCGGTCATCGAGGAGATCCTCTACCCCGCGATGGAGGACTACTGCATCGACGTGATGATAGGCGAGGGGCCGAGCGCGCGGTCCATCCGGATCACGCTCGAGCCCTTCACCCTCGTCGGGGCGACGACGAGGGTCGGCCTCCTCGGCTCACCCTTCAGGGACAGGTTCGGCATCGTCGTCCGCTTAAACCTCTACAGCACGGCCGAACTGACCCGCATCGTCACGAGGAGCGCGGGGATCATGAAGATCCCCATCCTCCCCGAGGGGGCGGAAGAGATCGCGAGGAGGAGCAGGGGAACACCGAGGATCGCAAACAGGCTCCTCCGGAGGGTCGCGGATTTCGCGCTCGTGCGGGGCGAGGGCATCATCACGAGGGAGATCGCGGACCAGGCACTCGGGATGCTCGGCATCGACAAGCTCGGGCTCGACGAGGTCGACAGGCGGATCCTCCACGCGATCGTCCACCAGTTCGGCGGAGGCCCCGTGGGCCTGAAAACGATCGCCATCGCGGTCGGCGAGGACATCCGCACGATCGAGGACGTCCACGAGCCCTACCTCATCCAGGCGGGGCTTATCAAGAGGACCCCGAAGGGGAGGGAGGCGACGCCGGCCGCAATGGGCCACGTCTCGCGCACGTGGTGGTGAACGGCGGAGAGAGCCGCGTTCCCGGGGAATATATAAATACCTTGAGGATTCATCGGAATTTATACCATTCTCCCCGCGATCCGGGGGAGTCCCGCCCGCGGGGCGGGCGGATCGCGCGAGGGGATGGGGGTGTGGAGATGCGCGCGTCGTGGAGGTGTGGCGGTCCCGTGCGACCGCACGGGCTCGCAGTGCTCTTTCTCTTCCTGCTCCCGGTCCTCTGGGTACCGGCGGGGGCACTCGTGGTGTACGCGACCGACTGCACGATTCCTTCGCCCGGGGAATCGGGGGAGTGCTCCATCATCGCGGACGAGCTCCTCGCGGGGCTCTCGGAGTACGAGGTCACCGCATGGATCGCCGACCCGCGCGTCGGCACGATCACGGCCCTCCGGTTCCCCCCGTTCGCCCGGCTCAACAGCAGGAGCAAGGTTCCCGCGGGGTCCGTGACGTTCAAGGGTGCGGACACGAGCAACCAGGTCCGACCCGGGCACCGGGACGTCCTCCTCGCGACCCTGAAGGTCAGGGGGAGCACGGCGGGGACGACCGAGCTCGCCGTGACGGTCCTTTCCCTGAAGGACGAGGGTGGGACTCCGCTCCAAGTGACGGGGAGGAACGGGAGGCTCGTCGTGCGGGCTCCCCCCGGGGACGCACCTGACCCCGTCGCTTCCGCGAGTAATACCCTCGTCCCTGAGGACCTCGCGGTCCACGCGGACCTGTCCGGGGAGGTGCAGGGTGCATGCGGGAACGACCCGGGACAGGTGGCCACCCCTGTCACCGCGCAGCCGACAACCTCGCCTCCGCCCTCCCCCGCCCCGACGGCTGGACCGGGTCAAGCGCTCTCCCCCGTCCTCGTCCCTCCCGCCGCGCCAGTTCCGGACGCCGAGGAGACACCGCCTCCCACCCCGACACCGGACGTCGCGGTGACACAGTCTCCTGCTCCGACTCCGNNNNNNNNNNNNNNNNNNNNNNNNNNNNNNNNNNNNNNNNNNNNNNNNNNNNNNNNNNNNNNNNNNNNNNNNNNNNNNNNNNNNNNNNNNNNNNNNNCCGTCCCCGACTCCGGCCCCGTCACCAGCCTCCACGCCTGCGCCGCCCCGTACCCTGCCACCGCCTCCCACCCCGACACCGGACGTCGCGGTGACACAGTCTCCTGCTCCGACTCCGTCCCCGACTCCGGCCCCGTCACCAGCCTCCACGCCTGCGCCGCCCCGTACCCTGCCACCGCCTCCCACCCCGACACCGGACGTCGCGGTGACACAGTCTCCTGCTCCGACTCCGTCCCCGACTCCGACCTTGTCACCAGCCTCCACGCCTGCGCCGCCCCGTACCCTGCCACCGCCTCCCACCCCGACACCGGACGTCGCGGTGACACAGTCTCCTGCTCCGACTCCGTCCCCGGTATCCACGCCGGCACCCGCGGCCACGCGACCCGCGGGGGAGTCTCCTCCCCCGGCCGGCGCGGCGGAACCCGGCGGGCAGGGGGAGGTGCACGGTGAAGGCACCCCGGGCGGCCCGTGCGGCTGCACCCTCTGCATCGAGTCCGAGCCGGCCGGCGCACAGGTCACGGTCGGCGGGGACGTGGCGGGCCGCACGCCCCTCTGCGTCTCCCTCCCGCCCGGGACCCACCGCATCCGGGTCGCGCTCGAGGGCCGCGTCCCGTGGGAGAGCGAGATCACCCTCGCGGGATCCCAGACGCTCTACCTCCCGGTCCTCTCGCTCCGCACCGCCGTCCCGCCTGCCGCGGCAATCCAGACCGTGGCCGGGGACGGGCAGGACCCGCTCGCCGTCGGGTTCCGCGACGTCTCCACCGGTGACGTCTCGCACAGGACGTGGGACTTCGGCGACGGCGCGACCTCGACCGACGCCGAGACCGTCCACGCGTACCGTGCGCCCGGGAACTACACGGTGACACTCGTCGCGTGCGGTCCCGCGGGCTGCGACACCGCTTCGGTCCTCGTCCGCGTCGGAAACCAGGCACCGCCCGGGAGCCCGGCAAACGCGACGGCCGGCGGGCCCCTCCAGCCCTCCGGGGATAACCCGCCGGTCATCGGGGGGAGCACGGGCTTCATCGAGGTGAGGTGCCCGGTCGAGGGGGCGGCCGTCTACGTCGATGGTATCTACAGGGGGGAGGTGCGGGGCGGCACCCTGCGGATTCCCATCTACCTGACGGGGAGTCCCTGCAGGACTCTCACGGTTCGTGCCGAGGGGTACCTCCCGGCGACTGTCCCCATCCAGAAGTATCCCGGCGAGGGGGAGACTGTCACGGTGGAGATCCGCCCGGTGCGCATCGGGCCGGTTCCCGCGCTTTCCGCGGGACTCGCGAACCTCACCCCCCGCCCCGGGAACGTGACGGTCCCCCCCGCGTCTCCCCGCTGAAGGGAAAGATTATCTTTGGTACGCCACCAAATTTTTTCGCGAAACTGGCCTCGGGAGGTGGAGAGGTGGATCCGATTCCAGACGAGGGACTCTCGCCCCGCAAGATCGCGTACCTCAAGTTCCTGCGCGAGAGGGGCAACGGGGCGAGGACGGGGGAGATCGCGGGGCACTTCTCGGTCGACCCGTCGACGGTGACGAAGGCTGTCAGGGAACTCGCGGCGTGCGGCTACGTCGCCCACCAGCCCTACGGCGAGATCACCCTCACCGAGATGGGGATCGCATGCGCCGACTTCCTCATCTGGAGGCACAGGGTTCTTGGGCTCGTCCTCTCCCACTACGGGCTCACGGGGGAAGAGGCATGCCGCGAGGCAGAGCGGTTCGAGGCGTACGTCTCGGCCGAGGCCGTCCGGAGGATCTGCGCGTCGCTCGGCCACCCGACGACGGGGATATGCGGCGCGATCTCCCACGGCGCCCTGTGCGAGAGGGGTCCGCGGGCGGAAAATATTGGGGAGGTACCAAAATGATCCCGGGTGGCCCCGTCCACGACGTAGCCCACCCGCGCCCTCCTGCCCGCGCGGCAAGGACCCTCCTTTCCTCCCTCCTCGCCCTCCTCGTGCTTGCCTCGGTCGCGGGGTGCCTCGACGGGCCGGCGCACGGGAGGGGACCACCCCACGCGAGGACCGCGGTCGTCACGGTACCCCCGCAGGAAGAGGTCGTCAGGGAGATCGCGGGCGACGGCTGGGAGATCGTCGCGATGGTCCCGCCGGGGGCAGAACCGCACACCTACGAGCCACCCGTCTCGACGGTGGGACGGGCGAGCACTGCCGACGCCTACTTCAGGCTCGGCCCCGGCCTCCTCCCCCTCGAGGACGTACTGGTCGCGCGGCTCGTGGCGCAGAACCCCCGCATGGCCGTCGTGAACATGTCGGATGGGATCGCCCTCCTGCGGGGCGGGGACGGGGGCGGCGCGGGGGGCGTCGACCCCCACGTGTGGCTCTCGCCGGCCAACCTCCGGGTGATGGCGACGAACGTCGCGGCAGCCCTCTCTGCCATGGATCCTGACCGCGCGGGCGAGTACGCCGCGAGGAGGGACGCGTACCTCCGGAAGGTCGACTCCTGCGAGGAAGCGATCGAGAGGAACCTCATGGGGCTCGAGGGGAGGTCGTTCCTCGTCTTCCACCCGGCGTTCGGGTACTTCGCGCGCGACTTCGGGCTTTCCCAGGTGGCGGTGGAGGCCGGCGGCCACGAACCGGGACCCGCGGAAATCTCGCGGATCGTCACGTTCGCGCGCGAGAACGGGATAACGGTCGTCTTCGCCGCGCCCCAGTTCAGCACGAGGGAGAGCGAGGTCATCGCGCGCGAGATCAACGGGACGGTCGCCCTCGTCGACCCCCTCTCCCCCGACGTGACCGGGAACCTCGTCAGGATATCGGGTGCGATCGCGGAGGGCATGCGGTCCCGATGACGCGTGCAGGGAGCGGCGAGGGGGACGTGATCGAGGTCGAGGGGGTCTCGTTCTCCCGCGACGGGGTCCCGATCCTCGAGGACGTCTCCCTCCGCGTGAGGAGGGGGGACTTCTACGCGCTGATCGGCCCGAACGGCGGGGGGAAAACGACGCTCCTGCGCATCATCCTCGGCCTCCTCTCACCCACCCGCGGGAGTGTCCGCGTGCTCGGGCAGCCGCCGGGGAAGGCGAGGTCGCGGATCGGGTACGTCCCGCAGTTCAGGACCTTCGACTTCAGCTACCCCATCACGGTCGGGGAGATGGTCCTCTCGGGGAGGCTCTCGAGGACCCGGTTCCCGTGGGCGAGGTACACCCCCGCAGACAGGGAGGCCGCCGCGCGGGTCCTCTCGCTGCTGAGGATGGAGGAGCTTTCTGACCGGCCCCTCTCCTCCCTCTCGGGCGGCGAGCAGCAGCGGGCGATCCTCGCCCGGGCACTCGTCTCCGACCCCGAGATCCTCGTCCTCGACGAGCCGACGGTGTACATCGACGCACCCACGGAGCTCCAGTTCTTCACCCTCCTCGAGAACCTCGGGCGAAAGCTCACGGTCCTCCTCGTGAGCCACGACGTCGGGGTCATCTCGCGGCACGTGACGAGGGTCGCGTGCCTGAACCGCAGGCTCTACACGCACGACTCGCCCGAGATCACGGAGGACATGATCGAGGCGACGTACCATTGTCCCGTCGACCTCATCGCCCACGGGATCCCGCACAGGGTCTTCCGCGACCACGGGGAGGGGGGCGCGACGTGATCCCGGACCCGGGCATCCTCGCGTTCGGGTTCTTCAGGAACGCGATCGCGGCCGCGGTCCTCGCGAGCGTCGCCTGCGGGATCATCGGGAGCCTCGTCGTGGTGAGGAGGATGGTGACCGTGAGCGGCGGGATATCGCACGCGGCGTTCGGGGGCGTGGGACTCGCGTACCTCTTCTCCCTCGACCCACTCCTCGGTGCATTCCTGTTCACCGTTGCCGTCGCGCTCGCGGTCGGTCTCCTCTCGGAGAAGGCCGGGCAGGATGTCGACACCCTCATCGGGGCGGTCTGGGCGACGGGGATGGCGGTCGGGATCGTCGCGGTCAGCTTCGCGAGGGGGTACACCCCGGACCTCTTCGGCTACCTCTTCGGCAACATCCTCCTCGTCCCGCCCTCGGATCTCTGGGCCATGGCCGCCTTCTGCGGTCTCATCGTGGGGGTCGTCGCCCTCCTCTTCAATCCCCTCAAGGCGGTCACCTTCGACGAGGAGTACGCGCGGGTCATGAACCTCCCCGTGACCGCGCTCACCCTCCTCCTCTTCCTCCTCACCGCGGCCTGCATCGTCATGCTGATCCGCATCGTCGGGATCATCCTCGTCATCGCGCTCCTCGTCCTCCCGGCGGCGAGCGTGCGGGGATTTTCGACGGGACTCCTCCCGATGATGGTCGCGGCGACGGGCCTTGCGCTCGCGCTCTCCCTCTCGGGGCTCTTCCTCTCGTACCTCTGGGACCTCCCCTCGGGCGCGACGATCGTCCTCCTCGGGACCGCGGTCTACGCGGCGTCCCTCGCCCTCTCCCGGTTCAGGCGGGAACGGCCGGCCGGCGGCACTCGCACCGGCCGATGGTCGCCGCGACG harbors:
- the pyrH gene encoding UMP kinase, giving the protein MARIVLSLGGSVLFPTLESHALAPYASVLRQLCARADIAVVVGGGGEARRYIRVARECGADEASCDEVGILVTRLNATMLRAALGDAAHYTVAGSPGEAAASMGRGKVVLMGGVTPGQTTDAVAAVLAEISRADLLVNLTSVDGIYSADPESDPSARRFDRLDFPGLLAIVGKAGLEAGSHTVIDIVAAKVISRSRIPLLVLDGRVPGLLLDVLAGRKTAGTLVCAPGENPLPLLPDSQP
- the amrS gene encoding AmmeMemoRadiSam system radical SAM enzyme, which produces MHRALQWAPEGGEGAVRCSLCAHRCLIRPGKEGICGVRHNRGGELFALTYGRVSAEAVDPVEKKPLYHFLPGTLSYSLGSVGCNFHCAHCQNWHISRAGTDMPGLRDLPPEVGVARAKQAGCASISWTYNEPTIWHEYALDMGRLARKEGLATIYVTNGYITEEALRELAPVLQAFRVDIKAFSEDFYRKVCGARLQPVLDAAVLARELGMHVEVVTLVIPGKNDSREEMGALVRWIRDNLGAETPVHFTRFHPDYRMRDVGATPVQTLERIYRQAREEGLKFPYLGNVSPHPWESTYCPACGALCIERYGYAVSFRNISGNACSKCGEPIPYVRAKG
- a CDS encoding Mut7-C RNAse domain-containing protein; its protein translation is MSGRKARGEKAPRFLADRMLGTLCRYLRFMGYDTVSATEMGEGNTREDTILLARARAEGRILLTMDRELARRGGPDAFLVEEREVMDQVRALARAGLVVPEARFTRCSLCNTPLRPARPSEVARADYAPARESGRTFYWCPRCRKLYWDGTHGKNLEKRFREVFPPGRGEVTRREPSPSPGNGA
- the ruvC gene encoding crossover junction endodeoxyribonuclease RuvC produces the protein MIVIGIDPGLATVGYGILSSDGRAVSPLAYACIRTSPCPGGTPERLERIFDGVSRLLEEYSPEWMAVETLFFSRNVTSALGVAEVRGVIMLAARKQGVPVAEYTPNQVKQAITGSARADKRQMQEMIARLLSLPAIPRPDDVADGLSVALCHIHTARGYPG
- the ruvA gene encoding Holliday junction branch migration protein RuvA, with translation MIARLRGRIVGREEGAVIVEAGGIGYQVFMPRPLLERLAGAEGEVVLHTHLAVREDGIALYGFLTPAEREMFRMLISVTRVGPVLACSILSQVSVPELAAAVIGGDEKALTRISGVGKRNAGRIILELRDTMKKRADLLSGEVRVVPEDPVRRDAEAALIALGFSSREAGDAVERVARGMTSPSVQDVVRAALRVLREG
- the ruvB gene encoding Holliday junction branch migration DNA helicase RuvB; this translates as MPDTGVTGLPRGGGEDLDEAAIRPERFEDFVGQDVLKETLRIAIEAARARGEPLDHTLFSGPPGLGKTTLAHIIAREMGTNLHCTSGPVLEKPGDLAAILTLLKRGDVLFIDEIHRLHAVIEEILYPAMEDYCIDVMIGEGPSARSIRITLEPFTLVGATTRVGLLGSPFRDRFGIVVRLNLYSTAELTRIVTRSAGIMKIPILPEGAEEIARRSRGTPRIANRLLRRVADFALVRGEGIITREIADQALGMLGIDKLGLDEVDRRILHAIVHQFGGGPVGLKTIAIAVGEDIRTIEDVHEPYLIQAGLIKRTPKGREATPAAMGHVSRTWW
- a CDS encoding PEGA domain-containing protein; translation: MHGEGTPGGPCGCTLCIESEPAGAQVTVGGDVAGRTPLCVSLPPGTHRIRVALEGRVPWESEITLAGSQTLYLPVLSLRTAVPPAAAIQTVAGDGQDPLAVGFRDVSTGDVSHRTWDFGDGATSTDAETVHAYRAPGNYTVTLVACGPAGCDTASVLVRVGNQAPPGSPANATAGGPLQPSGDNPPVIGGSTGFIEVRCPVEGAAVYVDGIYRGEVRGGTLRIPIYLTGSPCRTLTVRAEGYLPATVPIQKYPGEGETVTVEIRPVRIGPVPALSAGLANLTPRPGNVTVPPASPR
- a CDS encoding metal-dependent transcriptional regulator — translated: MDPIPDEGLSPRKIAYLKFLRERGNGARTGEIAGHFSVDPSTVTKAVRELAACGYVAHQPYGEITLTEMGIACADFLIWRHRVLGLVLSHYGLTGEEACREAERFEAYVSAEAVRRICASLGHPTTGICGAISHGALCERGPRAENIGEVPK
- a CDS encoding zinc ABC transporter substrate-binding protein, whose amino-acid sequence is MIPGGPVHDVAHPRPPARAARTLLSSLLALLVLASVAGCLDGPAHGRGPPHARTAVVTVPPQEEVVREIAGDGWEIVAMVPPGAEPHTYEPPVSTVGRASTADAYFRLGPGLLPLEDVLVARLVAQNPRMAVVNMSDGIALLRGGDGGGAGGVDPHVWLSPANLRVMATNVAAALSAMDPDRAGEYAARRDAYLRKVDSCEEAIERNLMGLEGRSFLVFHPAFGYFARDFGLSQVAVEAGGHEPGPAEISRIVTFARENGITVVFAAPQFSTRESEVIAREINGTVALVDPLSPDVTGNLVRISGAIAEGMRSR
- a CDS encoding ABC transporter ATP-binding protein; this encodes MTRAGSGEGDVIEVEGVSFSRDGVPILEDVSLRVRRGDFYALIGPNGGGKTTLLRIILGLLSPTRGSVRVLGQPPGKARSRIGYVPQFRTFDFSYPITVGEMVLSGRLSRTRFPWARYTPADREAAARVLSLLRMEELSDRPLSSLSGGEQQRAILARALVSDPEILVLDEPTVYIDAPTELQFFTLLENLGRKLTVLLVSHDVGVISRHVTRVACLNRRLYTHDSPEITEDMIEATYHCPVDLIAHGIPHRVFRDHGEGGAT
- a CDS encoding metal ABC transporter permease, producing the protein MPDPGILAFGFFRNAIAAAVLASVACGIIGSLVVVRRMVTVSGGISHAAFGGVGLAYLFSLDPLLGAFLFTVAVALAVGLLSEKAGQDVDTLIGAVWATGMAVGIVAVSFARGYTPDLFGYLFGNILLVPPSDLWAMAAFCGLIVGVVALLFNPLKAVTFDEEYARVMNLPVTALTLLLFLLTAACIVMLIRIVGIILVIALLVLPAASVRGFSTGLLPMMVAATGLALALSLSGLFLSYLWDLPSGATIVLLGTAVYAASLALSRFRRERPAGGTRTGRWSPRR